One Podarcis muralis chromosome 1, rPodMur119.hap1.1, whole genome shotgun sequence genomic window carries:
- the AKAP19 gene encoding small membrane A-kinase anchor protein, whose amino-acid sequence MGCIKSKSPFPHTILDDGSREVSEYSGGNVDKSSQFQTKSGMSSSASPAVMDFAHRLSLEILDQAVKQWSMIENKYSDIPYIESDDS is encoded by the coding sequence ATGGGCTGTATTAAATCCAAAAGCCCCTTCCCACACACTATTCTAGATGATGGAAGCCGGGAAGTCAGCGAATATAGTGGAGGGAACGTAGATAAATCTTCCCAATTTCAGACAAAGTCTGGGATGTCGTCTTCAGCAAGCCCTGCAGTGATGGACTTTGCTCACCGTCTCTCCCTAGAGATTCTGGATCAAGCTGTGAAGCAATGGTCAATGATTGAAAACAAATATAGTGACATCCCCTACATAGAAAGTGACGATTCATGA